The following proteins come from a genomic window of Trypanosoma brucei gambiense DAL972 chromosome 1, complete sequence:
- a CDS encoding zeta tubulin: MAIVVVQVGQCGNQLGEELWRQLSIATDKGAVRSPFFTSNRKARCVMVDSEPKVVQTVYNRYADIMRAENVVCGHSGRGNHWALGYYGLNNPKSSRCAEKAAASRPFQVTKDQRRGDNFVVRDALRAIYAETRRTDDTEEFEAILVLHSLAGGTGSGMASLLLEKIRYYFIEPTEDELANADEKAEADMMWNDGLDGMLMHKRRALFLISIAVAPQSIGEISTQSLNAALTLHALRIVDAVLLLRNDDCLRARDDRAAGPRGAGGKETISSSSSLSLLKPCATFTEVNEVFVTLLMPVLLYGVGESPICNLVLSCSPSHRKMNNILTIVPTPQRHYLRFKESSILSRFYCITGAKSHLPSVCPTVPVELLHTSRSLQSTDPVHSREEVKIPKPLYLSFVQPGSKKRSPAATLLTEIEGVLVMNQARELNAQLLFPLLRTAAVKVKAGAFMSTFLDSGVAAERIQLAIKSVALKLADAEED, from the coding sequence aTGGCAATTGTTGTCGTGCAGGTGGGCCAATGCGGTAATCAACTGGGTGAGGAACTATGGCGACAGCTTTCGATTGCCACTGATAAAGGTGCCGTGCGTTCACCTTTCTTTACCAGTAATCGGAAGGCTCGTTGCGTTATGGTTGACTCTGAACCTAAGGTGGTGCAGACCGTCTACAACCGTTATGCCGATATTATGCGGGCTGAAAACGTTGTCTGCGGTCACTCTGGTCGCGGGAATCACTGGGCGTTAGGTTATTACGGTCTCAATAATCCAAAAAGTAGTCGGTGTGCTGAGAAAGCCGCCGCATCCCGTCCATTTCAGGTCACGAAGGATCAGCGGCGGGGTGACAACTTTGTTGTACGCGACGCTCTTCGCGCCATCTATGCCGAAACACGTCGCACAGATGACACGGAGGAGTTTGAGGCAATTTTGGTATTACACAGTTTAGCTGGTGGTACAGGCAGCGGTATGGCTTCGCTACTGTTAGAGAAGATACGGTACTACTTCATTGAACCGACTGAAGACGAACTTGCAAATGCGGACGAGAAAGCGGAGGCGGACATGATGTGGAACGACGGACTGGATGGTATGCTGATGCACAAACGGCGAGCCCTATTTCTTATCAGCATTGCAGTCGCACCACAATCCATTGGGGAAATATCCACCCAAAGTTTGAATGCAGCACTTACTCTGCATGCCTTGCGGATCGTAGATGCTGTGCTGCTGTTACGCAACGACGACTGCCTGAGGGCGCGGGATGATCGAGCTGCTGGTCCGCGTGGGGCCGGAGGGAAGGAGaccatttcctcttcttcttccctttccctccttaaACCTTGTGCAACCTTCACCGAGGTGAACGAAGTTTTCGTGACGTTGTTGATGCCCGTGCTCTTGTACGGTGTGGGGGAGAGTCCTATTTGTAATCTTGTGCTATCGTGCTCCCCGAGTCATAGAAAAATGAACAACATCTTGACGATTGTGCCTACACCGCAGCGTCACTACCTGCGGTTCAAGGAGTCCTCCATTCTCTCACGTTTCTACTGCATCACTGGTGCGAAGTCACACTTGCCATCCGTGTGTCCAACAGTTCCTGTGGAGTTGTTGCACACCTCGAGGTCTCTTCAGTCGACGGATCCTGTGCATTCTAGGGAGGAGGTAAAGATACCGAAACCGCTGTATCTGAGCTTTGTTCAACCTGGGTCAAAGAAGCGTTCTCCGGCGGCTACACTTCTGACTGAAATTGAGGGTGTCCTCGTTATGAACCAGGCGCGTGAACTAAATGCACAGTTGCTGTTCCCTCTCTTGCGAACAGCAGCAGTGAAGGTAAAGGCAGGTGCTTTCATGTCCACATTTCTGGATTCCGGAGTGGCGGCAGAGCGCATTCAGTTGGCGATCAAGAGTGTTGCTCTTAAGCTTGCTGATGCGGAGGAGGATTGA
- a CDS encoding glycerol-3-phosphate dehydrogenase (FAD-dependent), putative: MGRYTRRFTFRVGVGAAAFACAWAVCHRWNLRRSGVISFPEEVVHFQPLPRDLKLRQMKESSSFENPFDALIIGGGVTGLYTAVDAAKRGLRVAVVGAGDFASGYSGTSPPLLPGAFPYVQRALRQRDAKWLRRAAEAWEARTIWSNVAPSIVNNNVRTLVPSAHAMEFMELAATAVVATLLSPFFGPWRSCSFVRGKHLLEEFPGAEDKAVGAIIVRDATVDGAAAAIALARTADALGAVTLNYAQVERITGIDNESTSSGRANFVVTISDVNACCGLGDVATSKVEMYTRSIVNCAGALVDEVKQLFPGNSSDDVPTAVERHQLSSYLVMPATALFTGERITGWAGSARALMASSTSYAFSSVMIVPWFDECVLLGPSVTPFSHSPTRAAAAATISGAVPMHSLQASGGHASGADDSTCERICAALKASGVEVDKGRILSCISTVVPVLRDPSSVPWLSNVLSEGYHIAAGGENRHRVHIYGGSLGLARLIAEKAVDKLLNNGITFNVEEVKRLRPCETKWLPLVFGSAGAGMDYYDSLSPLERVRTLVREQYAVRLVDVVSRRTRIAYSSPAEALAALPALAELMRVELGWSSRRAKWELEEARSFILAATALT; the protein is encoded by the coding sequence ATGGGTCGCTATACGCGCCGGTTCACGTTTCGCGTGGGTGTTGGAGCAGCCGCCTTCGCTTGTGCCTGGGCGGTATGTCACCGCTGGAATCTGCGACGCAGCGgtgtcatttcctttcctgaAGAAGTTGTTCACTTTCAGCCTCTTCCCCGGGACTTGAAGCTGCGgcaaatgaaggaaagcagCAGTTTTGAAAATCCTTTTGATGCTCTTATTATTGGTGGAGGCGTTACGGGGTTATATACTGCAGTAGATGCAGCGAAACGTGGCTTGCGCGTTGCTGTTGTCGGTGCGGGTGATTTTGCCTCCGGTTACTCTGGGACATCTCCTCCGCTCCTTCCTGGTGCGTTTCCATACGTCCAGCGAGCACTGCGACAACGAGACGCGAAGTGGCTACGCCGTGCTGCTGAAGCCTGGGAAGCCCGTACAATTTGGTCGAATGTAGCACCAAGTATCGTTAACAATAATGTACGCACACTGGTTCCCTCTGCGCACGCGATGGAGTTTATGGAACTAGCCGCAACGGCAGTGGTTGCCACACTCCTGAGCCCGTTCTTTGGCCCGTGGAGGTCGTGCTCATTTGTGAGGGGAAAACATCTCCTTGAAGAGTTTCCCGGCGCTGAAGATAAGGCAGTGGGGGCCATCATCGTGCGCGACGCGACAGTTGACGGCGCGGCGGCCGCTATAGCACTGGCACGAACGGCTGACGCCTTGGGAGCTGTAACGCTGAATTACGCCCAGGTTGAGAGGATTACCGGGATTGACAATGAGTCAACTTCGTCTGGTAGGGCAAACTTtgttgtcaccatcagtgaTGTGAATGCATGTTGTGGATTGGGAGATGTCGCTACCTCTAAAGTGGAGATGTACACTCGTTCTATCGTTAATTGTGCTGGAGCTTTGGTGGACGAAGTGAAACAACTCTTCCCCGGCAATTCATCAGATGACGTGCCGACAGCAGTAGAGCGGCATCAGCTCAGCTCGTATCTAGTGATGCCAGCTACCGCATTGTTTACTGGTGAGCGTATTACGGGTTGGGCTGGTTCTGCTAGGGCGTTAATGGCTTCGTCAACGTCATACGCTTTCTCCTCGGTTATGATTGTTCCATGGTTCGATGAATGTGTGTTATTGGGGCCAAGTGTAACCCCCTTTTCTCACTCTCCCACCAgggctgccgctgctgccacaATTTCAGGAGCGGTACCAATGCACTCTCTTCAAGCATCAGGCGGACACGCCAGTGGCGCGGACGACAGTACATGTGAACGAATTTGTGCCGCATTGAAGGCCTCTGGTGTTGAAGTCGACAAGGGACGCATATTGTCATGCATTTCCACGGTTGTGCCTGTTCTTCGTGATCCCTCGTCCGTTCCTTGGCTGTCAAACGTTCTTTCAGAGGGTTACCACATTGCCGCAGGAGGAGAGAATCGGCACCGTGTGCACATATATGGTGGATCTCTGGGGTTAGCACGGCTCATTGCGGAGAAGGCTGTGGACAAGCTACTTAACAACGGTATAACCTTCAATGTGGAAGAGGTGAAGCGGCTTCGACCGTGTGAGACAAAATGGTTGCCACTTGTTTTTGGAAGTGCCGGTGCAGGAATGGACTATTATGATTCTTTGTCACCACTGGAGCGCGTGCGTACTTTGGTGCGTGAGCAGTACGCAGTGCGACTAGTGGACGTGGTCTCACGTCGGACTCGTATCGCATACAGTAGCCCAGCTGAGGCGCTTGCTGCGCTTCCAGCGCTTGCAGAACTTATGCGTGTTGAACTTGGATGGAGTTCGCGGAGGGCGAAATGGGAGTTGGAGGAAGCACGGTCGTTTATCCTCGCCGCCACGGCTCTCACATGA
- a CDS encoding methyltranferase, putative, translated as MSRGGIFGDPRKKGRTATDKYSKKEPPQSKNRKETSSAAKVSKKAGALYGPVVVHSSGCASRDSANDRRGIPFKNKHEEREYKKAKHIPKYAPNPTGGKGENGEPTPRPSGASSASQRRAIRRVRDDDSVLEHFRTKLSASTFRLLNEQIYNSPISCVAELLRDPSTYADYHNGYRQQIQQWPIKPYDVILQALLEDRRGRFVANKAKSMPGYIPSSWVIADMGCGDAQVAQALCPKGYTVHSFDLHAMNEHVTVANIAHVPLEKKSVDICIFSLSLMSTDYIKCLYEAFRILKPKRLLKIVEVRSRVPHPRRFAELVEGIGFTLDYHDTVGDYFVAYDFIKLDGQESANQHPKYDPQEVLVPSLYKKR; from the coding sequence ATGTCTCGGGGTGGAATATTTGGTGACCCTCGCAAAAAGGGTCGTACCGCGACGGACAAATATTCCAAGAAAGAGCCTCCACAGAGCAAAAACCGCAAAGAGACGAGTTCTGCAGCCAAGGTGTCAAAGAAAGCAGGAGCGCTGTATGGCCCTGTTGTTGTACACAGTTCTGGGTGTGCCAGTCGTGATTCTGCCAATGATCGTAGGGGCATTCCATTTAAAAACAAGCACGAAGAACGCGAGTACAAGAAGGCGAAACACATTCCAAAGTATGCACCAAATCCAacgggagggaaaggagaaaacggGGAACCAACTCCGCGCCCAAGCGGTGCCAGTAGTGCCTCGCAGCGTCGTGCTATTCGCCGCGTGAGGGATGATGATAGCGTTTTGGAACACTTCCGCACAAAACTTTCAGCGAGTACCTTTCGTCTGTTAAATGAGCAAATATATAACTCGCCTATTTCTTGTGTTGCAGAGCTGTTGCGTGATCCATCCACGTATGCTGATTACCATAATGGCTATCGCCAACAGATTCAACAGTGGCCCATCAAACCATACGATGTTATCTTGCAAGCCCTGCTTGAGGATCGTCGGGGGCGTTTTGTAGCTAATAAAGCCAAGAGCATGCCTGGGTACATTCCTTCCAGTTGGGTTATTGCAGACATGGGCTGTGGGGATGCGCAGGTAGCACAAGCACTTTGTCCAAAAGGTTACACAGTTCACTCATTTGATTTACATGCAATGAACGAACATGTAACTGTTGCTAACATCGCTCACGTCCCTCTAGAGAAAAAGTCCGTCGACATctgcattttttctcttaGCCTCATGTCGACTGACTACATTAAATGCCTGTACGAGGCATTTCGCATCCTCAAACCGAAGCGACTGCTGAAGATCGTCGAAGTTCGCTCGCGTGTTCCGCACCCTCGGCGTTTTGCAGAGCTTGTTGAAGGTATTGGTTTCACTTTGGATTATCACGATACTGTTGGGGATTATTTTGTAGCGTACGACTTCATTAAGTTAGATGGACAGGAGTCGGCTAATCAACACCCAAAGTATGACCCGCAAGAGGTGCTTGTCCCGTCACTGTACAAAAAGCGGTGA